GAGATTTGGAATTGCATATCTGCTTGGTTTTCCATATGGTTTATGCTTTTTTCTCCGCTAAGATTTTTACCCGCTCCAAAGCTTTGGAAAACCTGATTTGAAACGTTTCTACCTGTTCGGGTGGGACATCGGTTGCGACCGTCAAAGTGGTAACGCCATCTTTTTCCCCAAGCGAATAGCTTTCCATTCCACCAGTCCACTCTTTTTCCCGTACCCCTTCT
The sequence above is a segment of the Patescibacteria group bacterium genome. Coding sequences within it:
- a CDS encoding SRPBCC domain-containing protein is translated as EGVREKEWTGGMESYSLGEKDGVTTLTVATDVPPEQVETFQIRFSKALERVKILAEKKA